A genomic window from Methanobrevibacter sp. TLL-48-HuF1 includes:
- a CDS encoding AAA family ATPase, with protein MESSLMEVPSSEEPMINDEIVLKFDKNDENILINMNSFLINKRFDDDDEMIHYMIYALFGVSIFEDTLLKNSYYIPAERSIFTKDKTIISKRIQNKIAFSKNQEDFALSLFNLKGDEKGQFYDLACSFEKELSGGHIVLEKDGLFNNVKYLDFNENIKVSPKLLSTSLNEMAAIILYLKYILKEDDLLIIEEPEAHLHPKNQRILVKYLAEAINKGLNVLITTHSDYVIHQFNNLIRLGNLTSDEIFKLNYDENNVLNFKDVSIYHFKEQSKYSFVPEKIEVNNTGFTEDNFSKITEELYEESIDIINF; from the coding sequence ATGGAAAGTTCACTTATGGAAGTTCCATCTTCTGAAGAACCGATGATTAATGATGAAATTGTTTTAAAATTTGATAAAAATGATGAAAATATATTAATTAATATGAATTCCTTTTTAATTAATAAACGCTTTGATGATGATGATGAAATGATTCATTATATGATTTATGCTCTTTTTGGAGTGTCAATATTTGAAGATACACTTTTGAAAAATTCTTATTATATTCCAGCTGAACGATCAATTTTTACTAAAGATAAAACAATAATTTCTAAAAGGATTCAAAATAAGATTGCTTTTTCAAAAAATCAGGAAGATTTTGCACTATCTTTATTTAATTTAAAAGGGGATGAAAAAGGCCAATTTTATGATTTGGCGTGTAGTTTTGAAAAAGAACTTTCTGGAGGTCATATTGTTTTAGAAAAAGATGGATTATTTAATAATGTAAAATATTTAGATTTTAATGAAAACATTAAAGTATCTCCGAAATTATTGTCTACTTCTTTAAATGAAATGGCTGCAATTATACTTTATTTGAAATATATATTAAAAGAAGATGATTTATTGATTATTGAAGAACCTGAAGCTCATTTGCATCCAAAAAATCAACGTATTTTAGTTAAGTATTTGGCTGAGGCTATTAATAAGGGGTTAAATGTATTGATTACAACTCATAGTGATTATGTTATCCATCAATTTAATAATCTTATCCGTTTGGGAAATTTAACATCTGATGAAATATTTAAATTAAATTATGATGAAAATAATGTTTTGAATTTTAAGGATGTTAGTATATATCACTTTAAAGAACAGTCAAAATATTCATTTGTTCCAGAAAAAATTGAAGTTAATAATACGGGTTTTACAGAAGATAATTTCTCAAAAATCACAGAAGAATTATATGAAGAGTCTATAGATATAATTAATTTTTAA
- a CDS encoding stage II sporulation protein M: MEINRYFSIAKREVKSSIVDNKRLICLMFSLYVISAVLAWIFHAQLLEILNPFLGEIKAEMSREFTMDPALELFINNETAGLTTYFSSVFFGIMSFVSVIVNGIAIGIVGGKVVSMDPFRMSLMFIALIVPHGIFEIPALIFESAAGVLLFLFIWRFLKTIDTTRNEVPGFKLRAKNSWKLNRIYLKQSIVLMVFSCFLLIIAALIEGHVTEHVGMWVDSFF; encoded by the coding sequence ATGGAAATTAACAGATATTTTTCAATAGCTAAAAGAGAAGTTAAAAGTTCCATTGTGGATAATAAGCGTCTGATTTGTTTGATGTTTTCATTATATGTTATTTCAGCGGTTCTGGCCTGGATTTTTCATGCTCAGTTACTTGAAATTTTAAATCCTTTTTTAGGTGAAATTAAAGCAGAGATGTCAAGGGAGTTTACAATGGATCCTGCTTTGGAACTGTTTATTAACAATGAAACCGCCGGTCTTACAACATATTTTTCATCTGTTTTCTTTGGAATAATGTCATTTGTCAGTGTTATTGTTAATGGAATAGCTATAGGTATTGTTGGCGGAAAAGTAGTAAGTATGGATCCTTTTCGCATGAGTCTGATGTTTATTGCTTTAATTGTTCCTCATGGAATCTTTGAAATTCCTGCTTTGATTTTTGAATCAGCAGCGGGTGTTTTGCTGTTTCTGTTTATATGGAGATTTTTAAAAACAATTGACACTACCAGAAATGAGGTTCCGGGTTTTAAATTAAGGGCTAAAAATTCCTGGAAGTTAAACAGGATTTATTTAAAACAGTCCATTGTTCTTATGGTATTTTCCTGTTTTTTGCTGATTATTGCAGCACTTATTGAAGGTCATGTTACTGAACATGTAGGTATGTGGGTTGATTCATTTTTCTGA